One stretch of Meleagris gallopavo isolate NT-WF06-2002-E0010 breed Aviagen turkey brand Nicholas breeding stock chromosome 14, Turkey_5.1, whole genome shotgun sequence DNA includes these proteins:
- the BAP1 gene encoding ubiquitin carboxyl-terminal hydrolase BAP1 isoform X2 yields the protein MWSQATAQLEKTAAAFSLHHALQPKLTCWFCPFPGLFTLLVEDFGVKGVQVEEIYDLQSKCQGPVYGFIFLFKWIEERRSRRKVSTLVDETSVIDDDIVNNMFFAHQLIPNSCATHALLSVLLNCNNVDLGPTLSRMKDFTKGFSPESKGYAIGNAPELAKAHNSHARPEPRHLPEKQNGISAVRTMEAFHFVSYVPIKGRLFELDGLKVYPIDHGPWADDEEWTDKARRVIMERIGLATAGEPYHDIRFNLMAVVPDRRMKYESKLHILKMNRQTVLEALQQLIRVTQPELIQSQKSQESQSPEEAKPANSKTVAPESTHPDSTDEPASQGHTTATQSPPTKSKPMAKASASSINGVPPANPNPIVQRLPAFLDNHNYAKSPMQEEEDLAAGVGRSRVPVRQHQQYSDDEDDYDDDEEEEVRNTNSAIRYKRKGQVKQEHAAGAADGQLSVLQPNTINVLAEKLKESQKDLSIPLSIKTSGGGAAVAIVTHSQPSPTPSNESTDTASEIGSAFNSPLRSPIRSANPTRPSSPVTSHISKVLFGEEDGLLRIDCLRYNRAVRDLGPIISSGLLHLTEDGVFCPLAAADGGKSSPPSIKPGEEAQVTIKLDEKEGSEASGSKEKELLALLKCVEAEIANYEACLKEEVEKRKKFKIDDQRRTHNYDEFICTFISMLAQEGMLASLVEQNISVRRRQGVSIGRLHKQRKPDRRKRSRPYKAKRQ from the exons CCCTGTGTATGGGTTCATCTTCCTGTTCAAGTGGATTGAGGAGCGCAGATCCCGCCGGAAGGTCTCTACCCTGGTGGACGAGACGTCAGTGATCGACGATGACATCGTTAATAACATGTTCTTTGCTCACCAG CTGATCCCCAATTCCTGTGCCACCCACGCCCTGCTGAGCGTCCTCCTGAACTGCAACAATGTTGACCTGGGCCCCACATTGAGTCGCATGAAGGATTTCACCAAAGGATTCAGCCCTGAG AGTAAAGGCTATGCCATCGGCAATGCCCCCGAGCTGGCCAAGGCGCACAACAGCCATGCCAG ACCAGAGCCACGGCACTTGCCAGAGAAACAGAATGGGATCAGTGCTGTGCGAACCATGGAGGCTTTCCATTTTGTCAGCTATGTCCCTATCAAGGGACGGCTGTTTGAGCTGGATGGGCTGAAGGTCTATCCCATTGACCATG GGCCCTGGGCTGACGATGAGGAATGGACAGACAAAGCCAGGAGAGTGATCATGGAGCGCATCGGCCTGGCCACTGCAGG GGAGCCATACCACGACATCCGTTTCAACCTGATGGCAGTGGTTCCTGATCGGAGGATGAAATATGAGTCTAAGCTCCATATCCTGAAGATGAATCGCCAGACTGTGCTGGAGGCCCTGCAGCAG CTTATCCGAGTCACTCAGCCTGAGCTGATCCAGTCCCAGAAGTCTCAGGAATCTCAGTCTCCTGAAGAGGCAAAGCCAGCCAACAGCAAGACTGTGGCCCCAGAGAGTACCCATCCAG ACAGCACTGATGAGCCTGCCAGCCAGGGCCACACCACGGCCACACAGAGCCCACCCACCAAATCAAAACCAATGGCAAAGGCATCAGCGAGCAGCATCAATGGGGTGCCTCCAGCAAACCCCAACCCCATCGTGCAGAGGCTGCCGGCCTTCCTGGATAATCACAACTACGCCAAGTCCCCCATGCAG gaggaggaagaccTTGCGGCAGGGGTGGGTCGCAGCCGGGTCCCGGTCCGACAGCACCAGCAGTACTCAGATGATGAGGATGACTATGATGATGACGAGGAGGAGGAAGTTCGTAACACCAACTCGGCCATCAG GTACAAAAGGAAGGGGCAGGTAAAGCAAGAGCACGCAGCGGGGGCCGCGGATGGCCAGCTCTCCGTCCTCCAGCCCAACACCATCAACGTCCTGGCTGAGAAGCTGAAGGAGTCCCAGAAGGATCTCTCCATTCCCCTGTCCATCAAGACGAGTGGTggtggagctgctgtggccaTTGTCACTCACTCCCAGCCCTCTCCCACCCCCAGCAATGAGAGCACGGACACCGCCTCCGAGATCGGCAGCGCCTTCAACTCCCCGCTGCGCTCTCCCATCCGCTCGGCCAACCCCACGCGTCCCTCCAGCCCCGTCACATCCCACATCTCCAAGGTGCTGTTTGGGGAGGAGGACGGCCTCCTGCGCATTGACTGCCTGCGCTACAACCGGGCCGTCAGGGACCTGGGGCCCATCAtcagctctgggctgctgcatCTCACAGAGGACGGCGTGTTCTGCCCGCTGGCTGCTGCAG ATGGGGGGAAAAGCTCCCCCCCTTCCATCAAACCAGGTGAAGAAGCCCAGGTCACCATCAAACTGGACGAGaaggagggcagtgaggccaGTGGCAGCAAAGAGAAG gagctgctggcactgctgaagTGTGTGGAAGCGGAGATTGCAAACTATGAGGCTTGCTTGAAGGAGGAGGttgagaagaggaagaaattcaAG ATCGACGACCAGAGGAGAACCCACAACTATGATGAGTTCATCTGTACCTTCATCTCCATGCTGGCCCAGGAAG GCATGCTGGCGAGCCTCGTGGAGCAGAACATCTCCGTCCGCAGGCGGCAGGGGGTCAGCATCGGCCGTCTGCACAAGCAGAGGAAGCCGGATCGCCGGAAACGCTCCCGTCCATACAAAGCCAAGAGACAGTAG
- the BAP1 gene encoding ubiquitin carboxyl-terminal hydrolase BAP1 isoform X3 has protein sequence MWSQATAQLEKTAAAFSLHHALQPKLTCWFCPFPGLFTLLVEDFGVKGVQVEEIYDLQSKCQGPVYGFIFLFKWIEERRSRRKVSTLVDETSVIDDDIVNNMFFAHQLIPNSCATHALLSVLLNCNNVDLGPTLSRMKDFTKGFSPESKGYAIGNAPELAKAHNSHARPEPRHLPEKQNGISAVRTMEAFHFVSYVPIKGRLFELDGLKVYPIDHGPWADDEEWTDKARRVIMERIGLATAGEPYHDIRFNLMAVVPDRRMKYESKLHILKMNRQTVLEALQQLIRVTQPELIQSQKSQESQSPEEAKPANSKTVAPESTHPDSTDEPASQGHTTATQSPPTKSKPMAKASASSINGVPPANPNPIVQRLPAFLDNHNYAKSPMQEEEDLAAGVGRSRVPVRQHQQYSDDEDDYDDDEEEEVRNTNSAISNESTDTASEIGSAFNSPLRSPIRSANPTRPSSPVTSHISKVLFGEEDGLLRIDCLRYNRAVRDLGPIISSGLLHLTEDGVFCPLAAADGGKSSPPSIKPGEEAQVTIKLDEKEGSEASGSKEKVGLGRTSDHPGGEKYSPKELLALLKCVEAEIANYEACLKEEVEKRKKFKIDDQRRTHNYDEFICTFISMLAQEGMLASLVEQNISVRRRQGVSIGRLHKQRKPDRRKRSRPYKAKRQ, from the exons CCCTGTGTATGGGTTCATCTTCCTGTTCAAGTGGATTGAGGAGCGCAGATCCCGCCGGAAGGTCTCTACCCTGGTGGACGAGACGTCAGTGATCGACGATGACATCGTTAATAACATGTTCTTTGCTCACCAG CTGATCCCCAATTCCTGTGCCACCCACGCCCTGCTGAGCGTCCTCCTGAACTGCAACAATGTTGACCTGGGCCCCACATTGAGTCGCATGAAGGATTTCACCAAAGGATTCAGCCCTGAG AGTAAAGGCTATGCCATCGGCAATGCCCCCGAGCTGGCCAAGGCGCACAACAGCCATGCCAG ACCAGAGCCACGGCACTTGCCAGAGAAACAGAATGGGATCAGTGCTGTGCGAACCATGGAGGCTTTCCATTTTGTCAGCTATGTCCCTATCAAGGGACGGCTGTTTGAGCTGGATGGGCTGAAGGTCTATCCCATTGACCATG GGCCCTGGGCTGACGATGAGGAATGGACAGACAAAGCCAGGAGAGTGATCATGGAGCGCATCGGCCTGGCCACTGCAGG GGAGCCATACCACGACATCCGTTTCAACCTGATGGCAGTGGTTCCTGATCGGAGGATGAAATATGAGTCTAAGCTCCATATCCTGAAGATGAATCGCCAGACTGTGCTGGAGGCCCTGCAGCAG CTTATCCGAGTCACTCAGCCTGAGCTGATCCAGTCCCAGAAGTCTCAGGAATCTCAGTCTCCTGAAGAGGCAAAGCCAGCCAACAGCAAGACTGTGGCCCCAGAGAGTACCCATCCAG ACAGCACTGATGAGCCTGCCAGCCAGGGCCACACCACGGCCACACAGAGCCCACCCACCAAATCAAAACCAATGGCAAAGGCATCAGCGAGCAGCATCAATGGGGTGCCTCCAGCAAACCCCAACCCCATCGTGCAGAGGCTGCCGGCCTTCCTGGATAATCACAACTACGCCAAGTCCCCCATGCAG gaggaggaagaccTTGCGGCAGGGGTGGGTCGCAGCCGGGTCCCGGTCCGACAGCACCAGCAGTACTCAGATGATGAGGATGACTATGATGATGACGAGGAGGAGGAAGTTCGTAACACCAACTCGGCCATCAG CAATGAGAGCACGGACACCGCCTCCGAGATCGGCAGCGCCTTCAACTCCCCGCTGCGCTCTCCCATCCGCTCGGCCAACCCCACGCGTCCCTCCAGCCCCGTCACATCCCACATCTCCAAGGTGCTGTTTGGGGAGGAGGACGGCCTCCTGCGCATTGACTGCCTGCGCTACAACCGGGCCGTCAGGGACCTGGGGCCCATCAtcagctctgggctgctgcatCTCACAGAGGACGGCGTGTTCTGCCCGCTGGCTGCTGCAG ATGGGGGGAAAAGCTCCCCCCCTTCCATCAAACCAGGTGAAGAAGCCCAGGTCACCATCAAACTGGACGAGaaggagggcagtgaggccaGTGGCAGCAAAGAGAAGGTGGGACTTGGCAGGACCAGTGATCACCCTGGGGGGGAAAAGTATTCTCCCAAG gagctgctggcactgctgaagTGTGTGGAAGCGGAGATTGCAAACTATGAGGCTTGCTTGAAGGAGGAGGttgagaagaggaagaaattcaAG ATCGACGACCAGAGGAGAACCCACAACTATGATGAGTTCATCTGTACCTTCATCTCCATGCTGGCCCAGGAAG GCATGCTGGCGAGCCTCGTGGAGCAGAACATCTCCGTCCGCAGGCGGCAGGGGGTCAGCATCGGCCGTCTGCACAAGCAGAGGAAGCCGGATCGCCGGAAACGCTCCCGTCCATACAAAGCCAAGAGACAGTAG
- the BAP1 gene encoding ubiquitin carboxyl-terminal hydrolase BAP1 isoform X1 — protein sequence MWSQATAQLEKTAAAFSLHHALQPKLTCWFCPFPGLFTLLVEDFGVKGVQVEEIYDLQSKCQGPVYGFIFLFKWIEERRSRRKVSTLVDETSVIDDDIVNNMFFAHQLIPNSCATHALLSVLLNCNNVDLGPTLSRMKDFTKGFSPESKGYAIGNAPELAKAHNSHARPEPRHLPEKQNGISAVRTMEAFHFVSYVPIKGRLFELDGLKVYPIDHGPWADDEEWTDKARRVIMERIGLATAGEPYHDIRFNLMAVVPDRRMKYESKLHILKMNRQTVLEALQQLIRVTQPELIQSQKSQESQSPEEAKPANSKTVAPESTHPDSTDEPASQGHTTATQSPPTKSKPMAKASASSINGVPPANPNPIVQRLPAFLDNHNYAKSPMQEEEDLAAGVGRSRVPVRQHQQYSDDEDDYDDDEEEEVRNTNSAIRYKRKGQVKQEHAAGAADGQLSVLQPNTINVLAEKLKESQKDLSIPLSIKTSGGGAAVAIVTHSQPSPTPSNESTDTASEIGSAFNSPLRSPIRSANPTRPSSPVTSHISKVLFGEEDGLLRIDCLRYNRAVRDLGPIISSGLLHLTEDGVFCPLAAADGGKSSPPSIKPGEEAQVTIKLDEKEGSEASGSKEKVGLGRTSDHPGGEKYSPKELLALLKCVEAEIANYEACLKEEVEKRKKFKIDDQRRTHNYDEFICTFISMLAQEGMLASLVEQNISVRRRQGVSIGRLHKQRKPDRRKRSRPYKAKRQ from the exons CCCTGTGTATGGGTTCATCTTCCTGTTCAAGTGGATTGAGGAGCGCAGATCCCGCCGGAAGGTCTCTACCCTGGTGGACGAGACGTCAGTGATCGACGATGACATCGTTAATAACATGTTCTTTGCTCACCAG CTGATCCCCAATTCCTGTGCCACCCACGCCCTGCTGAGCGTCCTCCTGAACTGCAACAATGTTGACCTGGGCCCCACATTGAGTCGCATGAAGGATTTCACCAAAGGATTCAGCCCTGAG AGTAAAGGCTATGCCATCGGCAATGCCCCCGAGCTGGCCAAGGCGCACAACAGCCATGCCAG ACCAGAGCCACGGCACTTGCCAGAGAAACAGAATGGGATCAGTGCTGTGCGAACCATGGAGGCTTTCCATTTTGTCAGCTATGTCCCTATCAAGGGACGGCTGTTTGAGCTGGATGGGCTGAAGGTCTATCCCATTGACCATG GGCCCTGGGCTGACGATGAGGAATGGACAGACAAAGCCAGGAGAGTGATCATGGAGCGCATCGGCCTGGCCACTGCAGG GGAGCCATACCACGACATCCGTTTCAACCTGATGGCAGTGGTTCCTGATCGGAGGATGAAATATGAGTCTAAGCTCCATATCCTGAAGATGAATCGCCAGACTGTGCTGGAGGCCCTGCAGCAG CTTATCCGAGTCACTCAGCCTGAGCTGATCCAGTCCCAGAAGTCTCAGGAATCTCAGTCTCCTGAAGAGGCAAAGCCAGCCAACAGCAAGACTGTGGCCCCAGAGAGTACCCATCCAG ACAGCACTGATGAGCCTGCCAGCCAGGGCCACACCACGGCCACACAGAGCCCACCCACCAAATCAAAACCAATGGCAAAGGCATCAGCGAGCAGCATCAATGGGGTGCCTCCAGCAAACCCCAACCCCATCGTGCAGAGGCTGCCGGCCTTCCTGGATAATCACAACTACGCCAAGTCCCCCATGCAG gaggaggaagaccTTGCGGCAGGGGTGGGTCGCAGCCGGGTCCCGGTCCGACAGCACCAGCAGTACTCAGATGATGAGGATGACTATGATGATGACGAGGAGGAGGAAGTTCGTAACACCAACTCGGCCATCAG GTACAAAAGGAAGGGGCAGGTAAAGCAAGAGCACGCAGCGGGGGCCGCGGATGGCCAGCTCTCCGTCCTCCAGCCCAACACCATCAACGTCCTGGCTGAGAAGCTGAAGGAGTCCCAGAAGGATCTCTCCATTCCCCTGTCCATCAAGACGAGTGGTggtggagctgctgtggccaTTGTCACTCACTCCCAGCCCTCTCCCACCCCCAGCAATGAGAGCACGGACACCGCCTCCGAGATCGGCAGCGCCTTCAACTCCCCGCTGCGCTCTCCCATCCGCTCGGCCAACCCCACGCGTCCCTCCAGCCCCGTCACATCCCACATCTCCAAGGTGCTGTTTGGGGAGGAGGACGGCCTCCTGCGCATTGACTGCCTGCGCTACAACCGGGCCGTCAGGGACCTGGGGCCCATCAtcagctctgggctgctgcatCTCACAGAGGACGGCGTGTTCTGCCCGCTGGCTGCTGCAG ATGGGGGGAAAAGCTCCCCCCCTTCCATCAAACCAGGTGAAGAAGCCCAGGTCACCATCAAACTGGACGAGaaggagggcagtgaggccaGTGGCAGCAAAGAGAAGGTGGGACTTGGCAGGACCAGTGATCACCCTGGGGGGGAAAAGTATTCTCCCAAG gagctgctggcactgctgaagTGTGTGGAAGCGGAGATTGCAAACTATGAGGCTTGCTTGAAGGAGGAGGttgagaagaggaagaaattcaAG ATCGACGACCAGAGGAGAACCCACAACTATGATGAGTTCATCTGTACCTTCATCTCCATGCTGGCCCAGGAAG GCATGCTGGCGAGCCTCGTGGAGCAGAACATCTCCGTCCGCAGGCGGCAGGGGGTCAGCATCGGCCGTCTGCACAAGCAGAGGAAGCCGGATCGCCGGAAACGCTCCCGTCCATACAAAGCCAAGAGACAGTAG